The segment TCTTTGATATTCTGATAGCCGGTTGTTGCCATAGATGTTCTTAACGCGCCAAATAGATTGAGTGTCCCATCGTTCTCTCGAGCCGGACCAAGAAGAAGCTCTTCTAAAGTGCACTTCTGCCCAGCAAAAACGCGGGTTCCTCTTGGAAGGGTCGGATGAAATGTAGCCATGCCCCAGTGAAACCCAAGACCTGGGGCTTCCTTTGTTCCTGCAATAGGTGAGCCGATCATGACTGCATCGGCACCGCATGCTATCGCCTTAGCGATATCGCCGCCGGTCCGCATACCTCCGTCTGCTATAACATGGCAATAGCGGCCGCTTTCTTCCAAATAGGTCATCCTTGCCGCGGAGGCATCAGCAATTGCCGTTGCCTGCGGCACGCCAATTCCAAGAACGCGCCTTGTTGTGCAGGCGGCACCTGGGCCAACTCCAACTAAAACACCAACGGCACCTGTCCTCATAAGATGAAGTGCGGTAGAATATGACGCACAGCCACCAACAATAACCGGAATGTCAAGTTCGCTAATAAATTTCTTAAGGTTAAGCGGCTCAACCTGTGTGCTAACATGTTCGGCGGATACAACTGTTCCCTGGATAATCAGAAAGTCAAGACCAGCCTCAATTGCTGTTTTATAATATTGTTCAACCCTCTGCGGCGTAAGCGATGCAGCGGCTAGAACACCGCCCTCTTTGATCTCTTTGATACGCTTCGCGATAAGTTCTTCTTTTATAGGCTCTTTATAAATTTCTTGCAGGCCGCGGGTCGCTTCTTCCTTTGGAAAGCTCGCTATTTTCTCGAGAATAGGGACGGTATCATCATACCGGGTATAAATACCCTCAAGGTTAAGGACCGCCAATCCCCCTAGTTTGCCAAGTGCAATCGCAAGCTTCGGGTCAACAACGCCATCCATCGCCGATGCCAGAAGCGGTAACTCAAACTTATGACCGGCAATTTCCCAGCTTATATCGATATCTTCAGGATCGCGGGTCCTTCTGCTTGGAACAATCGCAATATCATCAAAGCCGTATGCCCTTCTTCCTCTTTTTCCTTTCCCTATCTCTATTTCCATACTCCCTCCTGCTGAACAATAATTCTTTCAGTATTCCCTATCATAATAG is part of the Bacillota bacterium genome and harbors:
- a CDS encoding GuaB3 family IMP dehydrogenase-related protein codes for the protein MEIEIGKGKRGRRAYGFDDIAIVPSRRTRDPEDIDISWEIAGHKFELPLLASAMDGVVDPKLAIALGKLGGLAVLNLEGIYTRYDDTVPILEKIASFPKEEATRGLQEIYKEPIKEELIAKRIKEIKEGGVLAAASLTPQRVEQYYKTAIEAGLDFLIIQGTVVSAEHVSTQVEPLNLKKFISELDIPVIVGGCASYSTALHLMRTGAVGVLVGVGPGAACTTRRVLGIGVPQATAIADASAARMTYLEESGRYCHVIADGGMRTGGDIAKAIACGADAVMIGSPIAGTKEAPGLGFHWGMATFHPTLPRGTRVFAGQKCTLEELLLGPARENDGTLNLFGALRTSMATTGYQNIKEFQKAEVMVAPALQTEGKALQQAQRVGMG